In Carassius gibelio isolate Cgi1373 ecotype wild population from Czech Republic chromosome B17, carGib1.2-hapl.c, whole genome shotgun sequence, a single window of DNA contains:
- the LOC127976071 gene encoding keratinocyte-associated protein 3, protein MCDFDKQKGPGRLMKKGLTLIVIGHVNFILSAIVHGSVLRHVSKPSNGISTEYTVSNIISVSSGLLSIASGIVAILVSRNITNLKQHIGLLVSSFLNAFLSLACLVGLVLAISMTISADGSTLMKGCNSTNMPVNARSPVIVNCPFDATRIYDTTLALWFTCATLTALEAGLSVWCFIVGLQLRGIGPCAKTYIREQLEAEALASGSKMEQDHTTQGDRLIAHHSASA, encoded by the exons ATGTGTGATTTCG ACAAGCAGAAGGGCCCTGGACGGCTGATGAAGAAAGGATTGACCCTTATTGTCATCGGTCATGTTAATTTCATCCTGAGTGCCATCGTCCATGGCAGTGTGTTACGCCATGTATCCAAACCCAGTAATGGGATCTCAACAGAATATACCGTATCAAACATCATCTCCGTCTCTTCAGGACTGCTG AGCATTGCAAGTGGAATTGTTGCAATATTGGTGTCAAGGAATATTACCAACTTGAAGCAG CACATCGGTCTGTTAGTGAGTTCCTTTCTGAACGCCTTTCTCTCGCTGGCTTGTTTAGTGGGGCTGGTTTTGGCGATCAGTATGACCATTTCAGCCGACGGGAGCACGCTCATGAAAGGATGTAATTCCACTAACATGCCTGTGAATGCACGATCTCCGGTCATCGTCAACTGTCCTTTCGATGCCACCCGCATCTAT GACACAACTCTTGCTCTGTGGTTCACCTGTGCTACATTGACCGCACTGGAGGCTGGACTGTCTGTGTGGTGCTTTATTGTGGGTCTCCAGTTAAGAGGCATTGGACCCTGTGCTAAAACCTACATCAGAGAGCAG CTGGAAGCGGAGGCACTAGCATCAGGATCAAAGATGGAACAAGACCACACGACTCAAGGAGACCGTCTTATCGCACATCACTCGGCCAGTGCATAG